In the Arachis ipaensis cultivar K30076 chromosome B10, Araip1.1, whole genome shotgun sequence genome, one interval contains:
- the LOC107623466 gene encoding transmembrane emp24 domain-containing protein p24delta7 has translation MSDSTPLLAFITLALMCGITNSMRFELRSGQTKCIAEEIKSNAMTVGKYSVVNPSEGYPIPDTYKLVVKVSSPSGNSYHYGDHVESGNFAFSASESGDYTTCFWIPDSKESPTVTIDFEWRTGVAAKEWSKVAKKGQVEVMEFELKKLYDTVQSIHDEMFYLREREEQMQELNKETSSKMFTFSFLSIVVCLSVASFQLWHLKTFFERKKFL, from the exons ATGTCCGATTCCACTCCCCTCCTTGCATTCATCACACTCGCATTGATGTGTGGCATCACCAATTCGATGAGGTTCGAGCTTCGATCAGGTCAGACTAAGTGCATTGCCGAGGAGATTAAGAGCAACGCTATGACCGTAGGCAAGTACAGCGTCGTTAATCCCAGTGAAGGTTATCCAATTCCTGATACCTACAAGCTCGTAGTCAAA GTGAGCTCGCCTAGTGGGAACAGTTATCACTATGGGGATCACGTGGAATCCGGTAATTTTGCGTTTAGTGCGTCTGAATCCGGTGACTATACGACTTGTTTTTGGATACCTGATAGCAAGGAAAGCCCAACTGTGACCATTGATTTTGAATGGAGAACTGGAGTTGCTGCCAAGGAATGGTCCAAGGTTGCAAAGAAAGGACAAGTTGAA GTAATGGAATTTGAGTTGAAGAAGCTGTATGATACTGTCCAATCTATCCACGATGAGATGTTTTATCTACGTGAAAG GGAGGAACAAATGCAAGAACTTAACAAAGAGACTAGCAGCAAGATGTTTACCTTCAGTTTCCtttcaattgtggtttgcttgtcTGTGGCTAGTTTTCAACTATGGCACTTGAAGACATTCTTTGAGAGGAAGAAGTTCCTCTAA